Proteins from one Primulina huaijiensis isolate GDHJ02 chromosome 18, ASM1229523v2, whole genome shotgun sequence genomic window:
- the LOC140964846 gene encoding glutaredoxin-C1-like: protein MHDDTKYWNCYSYNFPIRRSMATDPLERIERMASKNAVVIFSKSSCCMCHAVKRLFCGMGVNPMVYELDEDPRGKELEKALTRLLCGGSAVPIVFIGGKLVGSMDRVLSSHINGTLVPLLKEAGALWL, encoded by the coding sequence ATGCATGATGATACAAAATACTGGAATTGTTACAGCTACAACTTCCCGATTAGGCGAAGCATGGCAACAGACCCATTGGAGCGAATAGAAAGAATGGCATCAAAAAATGCGGTGGTGATCTTCAGCAAAAGCAGTTGCTGCATGTGCCATGCTGTGAAGCGACTTTTCTGTGGCATGGGAGTTAACCCAATGGTGTACGAGCTTGATGAAGATCCTAGAGGAAAAGAATTGGAGAAGGCGTTGACGCGTTTACTCTGCGGCGGCTCTGCGGTTCCCATCGTCTTTATTGGTGGGAAACTCGTCGGTTCAATGGACCGTGTCTTGTCTTCTCATATTAATGGTACCCTGGTTCCACTTCTCAAAGAGGCTGGTGCCCTTTGGCTTTAG
- the LOC140964200 gene encoding GRAS family protein RAM1-like, with the protein MINSLCGSSGRISCETGSIKTEMGNLKISVKTENSCTKQEPILLDQKSSSVFEQNKNPSPSNFETPTSLTNPNIPAALKFEDYEFPSPDYSLWESIFPPDQLDDFMVCSPVRNNHVHSMHGGQNLVLSSPPRFPSPLGPHKGKGPLHRFFNSPNNQFIHHVGSLSLPALEPPLEDTNNYDQKDDDFTMFSPLKLPSGVEDPLMNVPELLDCLTMPDSTRFCNSVVSDQTCVAESSQLTQENGIYQQVGSINAPPPLSHQLQQERNQEEHQKNHRERHLLHEPRFMQRQLQLHDTSSIMPILSPDQEYDSGLQLVHLLLACAEAVSKEDYMLARRYLHHLNRVVSPLGDSMQRVAACFTEALSARLVATLSNKPSTSNLKPFNPLPPDNLEILKIYQILYQACPYIKFAHFTANQAIFEAFEAEQRVHIIDLDILQGYQWPAFMQALAARPGGAPFLRITGVCPSPESVRETGRCLTELAHSLHVPFEFHPVGEELENLKPHMFNRRVGEALAVNSVNRLQRVPGNCLGKLLNMIRDQAPNIVTIVEQEASHNGPYFLGRFLEALHYYSAIFDSLDATFPPDSAQRAKVEQHIFAPEIRNIVAHEGPERVMRHERLEKWRKIMEGKGFQGVPLSANAVTQSKILLGLYSCDGYRLIEDSGCLLLGWQDRAILAASAWRC; encoded by the exons ATGATCAACTCTCTTTGTGGCAGCTCGGGAAGAATAAGTTGTGAGACGGGGAGCATCAAAACCGAGATGGGAAACTTGAAAATTTCAGTGAAAACTGAGAATTCTTGCACAAAACAGGAGCCCATATTACTCGATCAAAAATCATCCAGTGTTTTTGAGCAAAACAAAAATCCATCACCTTCTAATTTTGAAACTCCAACTAGCCTAACAAACCCCAACATTCCAGCTGCTCTTAAATTTGAAGATTATGAATTTCCATCCCCAGATTATTCATTATGGGAATCTATCTTTCCTCCTGATCAACTAGACGACTTCATGGTTTGTTCTCCAGTTAGGAACAACCATGTTCACTCAATGCATGGGGGCCAAAATCTCGTGCTCAGCTCTCCACCACGGTTTCCATCCCCTCTCGGGCCTCACAAAGGCAAGGGGCCACTTCACCGTTTCTTCAACTCCCCTAATAATCAGTTTATCCATCATGTGGGAAGCCTTTCCTTGCCGGCTCTCGAGCCTCCACTCGAAGATACTAATAATTATGATCAGAAGGATGACGATTTCACCATGTTTTCCCCTCTCAAGTTGCCTAGTGGAGTGGAAGATCCCTTGATGAACGTTCCAGAGTTGTTGGATTGCTTAACGATGCCTGACTCTACTAGGTTTTGTAATTCTGTGGTGAGTGATCAGACGTGTGTTGCTGAAAGTTCTCAGTTGACTCAAGAAAATGGGATTTATCAGCAGGTAGGATCTATTAACGCACCTCCACCATTATCACACCAATTGCAACAAGAAAGAAACCAAGAAGAACATCAGAAAAATCACCGCGAAAGACATCTGCTACATGAACCAAGATTTATGCAGCGGCAATTACAGTTACACGATACCAGTTCGATAATGCCAATTCTTTCACCCGATCAG GAATATGACAGCGGATTACAACTGGTGCATCTCCTTCTTGCTTGTGCAGAAGCAGTATCCAAGGAGGACTATATGTTGGCAAGGAGGTACCTCCACCACCTGAATAGAGTGGTTTCTCCCCTTGGAGATTCCATGCAGCGTGTTGCTGCATGCTTCACTGAAGCCCTGAGTGCAAGACTTGTTGCCACCCTTTCAAATAAACCTAGCACCTCCAATTTAAAGCCTTTCAATCCCCTTCCTCCGGACAATCTAGAAATCCTCAAGATTTATCAAATCCTTTATCAGGCCTGCCCCTACATTAAGTTCGCTCATTTCACAGCTAATCAAGCCATTTTTGAGGCATTTGAGGCTGAACAACGTGTTCACATAATTGATCTTGACATCCTCCAAGGGTACCAGTGGCCTGCTTTCATGCAAGCCCTTGCTGCCCGGCCAGGAGGTGCCCCGTTTCTCCGGATCACTGGAGTTTGTCCATCCCCTGAATCTGTTAGGGAAACTGGTCGATGTTTAACCGAACTCGCGCATTCTCTTCATGTTCCGTTTGAATTCCATCCTGTTGGTGAAGAACTGGAGAACCTAAAACCCCATATGTTTAACAGAAGGGTTGGTGAAGCTCTCGCCGTTAACTCTGTCAATCGGCTTCAACGAGTCCCAGGAAATTGTCTTGGAAAACTTCTAAATATGATTAGAGATCAAGCACCAAACATAGTGACAATAGTTGAACAAGAAGCAAGCCACAATGGACCTTATTTCCTGGGCCGATTTCTGGAGGCGTTGCACTATTATTCAGCAATTTTCGACTCATTGGATGCAACATTTCCACCGGATTCTGCACAGAGAGCAAAGGTGGAGCAACACATTTTCGCGCCAGAGATTAGGAACATCGTGGCACATGAGGGGCCGGAGAGAGTTATGAGGCATGAAAGATTAGAAAAATGGAGGAAGATTATGGAAGGGAAAGGATTCCAAGGGGTTCCCTTGAGTGCAAATGCGGTGACTCAATCGAAAATATTGCTTGGATTGTACTCTTGTGATGGGTATAGGTTGATAGAAGACAGTGGTTGCTTGCTCTTGGGGTGGCAAGATAGAGCCATTCTAGCTGCGTCTGCATGGAGATGTTAG